In Syntrophomonadaceae bacterium, the following proteins share a genomic window:
- a CDS encoding CHAT domain-containing protein, which translates to MAFVDIYRNNVSKKREDISKLTEQKAREHKKIADLSSKIESSTRQMNSTTSASTKQNKYREILRYQEDISKVEKQIADYEHKISQKNKELHGELKKMSDEEMREAKKIRTQQTDFQKKQIQNFSDLNRTLSAHHQAIQELKSLPEEVTVLFFAANPRDQMQLSLDEEVRSIKEMISKSKHRDAVRFESCWAVRPGDILQHINQYQPTIVHFSGHGSESDELVLMDNQKNTKMVSLNSIVHAMSVANDNLRLVFFNTCFSNNQAINVVNHIEAAIGMQTSISDEAARVFSASFYSAIGFGLSVEKSFNQAKASLMLEGIKEEDTPQLFVKDGLNPKEIFIVSANAD; encoded by the coding sequence ATGGCATTTGTTGATATTTATAGAAATAATGTTTCCAAGAAAAGAGAAGATATTTCAAAGTTGACGGAGCAAAAGGCTCGAGAACACAAAAAAATTGCCGACCTCAGTAGCAAAATAGAGAGTTCAACACGTCAAATGAACTCAACAACAAGTGCAAGCACCAAACAAAATAAGTATCGGGAAATTTTGAGATACCAAGAGGATATATCAAAAGTTGAAAAACAAATAGCTGATTACGAACATAAAATATCTCAAAAAAATAAAGAGCTTCATGGTGAATTAAAAAAAATGAGCGATGAAGAAATGAGAGAAGCTAAAAAAATACGTACTCAGCAAACAGACTTTCAAAAAAAACAGATTCAGAACTTTTCTGATTTAAATAGAACTTTGTCTGCACATCATCAAGCGATACAAGAACTGAAGTCACTTCCAGAAGAAGTTACCGTACTATTTTTTGCGGCAAATCCACGAGACCAGATGCAATTAAGCTTGGACGAAGAAGTACGTTCAATTAAAGAAATGATATCAAAATCTAAGCATAGAGACGCTGTAAGATTTGAATCTTGCTGGGCAGTAAGGCCAGGTGATATATTGCAACACATCAATCAATATCAACCGACAATTGTGCACTTTAGTGGTCATGGCAGCGAAAGTGATGAATTGGTTTTAATGGATAACCAGAAAAACACTAAGATGGTTTCCTTAAACTCCATCGTTCATGCCATGAGCGTTGCCAATGACAATCTTCGATTAGTTTTTTTCAATACTTGTTTTTCAAATAATCAAGCCATTAATGTAGTTAATCATATAGAGGCTGCTATAGGGATGCAAACATCCATATCTGATGAGGCTGCAAGAGTTTTTTCAGCAAGCTTTTATTCTGCAATAGGATTCGGCCTTTCTGTCGAAAAATCTTTCAATCAAGCAAAAGCTTCATTAATGTTGGAAGGCATTAAAGAAGAGGACACACCTCAACTCTTTGTCAAAGATGGACTTAATCCAAAAGAAATATTTATTGTTTCAGCCAATGCGGATTAA
- the yhdJ gene encoding adenine-specific DNA-methyltransferase: MSNFIKESKEAVTVYNGDCFACLADIEDLSVDLIFADPPYNIGKKFGDFKDVWPSDKHYAEWCYKWLELCINKLKPSGSLYVMTSTQAMPYLDLWLRERLTVLSRIVWHYDSSGVQAKKFFGSMYEPVIFCVKDQKNYTFNASDIEVEARTGATRKLIDYRKEIPTPYKTTKVPGNAWYMPRVRYRMPEYEEHPSQKPEALLERIIRASTNPGDLVLDPFSGTFTTCAVAQRLGRRSIGIEMQSEYFKIALRRLGIADHFNGELLKPLDKTFIRKNGNGVRQSYQEQQEGFFDVKV, encoded by the coding sequence ATGAGTAACTTTATAAAAGAATCAAAAGAAGCAGTCACCGTTTACAACGGTGACTGCTTTGCATGCCTAGCCGATATTGAAGATCTTTCGGTAGATTTAATTTTTGCAGATCCACCGTACAACATTGGGAAGAAATTCGGCGACTTTAAGGATGTATGGCCGTCCGATAAGCACTATGCCGAGTGGTGTTACAAATGGCTAGAATTGTGCATAAATAAATTAAAGCCAAGTGGTAGCTTATACGTTATGACGAGCACGCAGGCAATGCCTTACCTTGATTTATGGCTGAGAGAGCGGCTTACCGTTTTATCTAGAATAGTCTGGCACTACGATAGCTCCGGAGTTCAGGCAAAGAAATTTTTTGGCTCAATGTATGAGCCAGTTATTTTTTGCGTTAAAGACCAAAAAAACTACACATTTAATGCTTCAGATATTGAGGTTGAGGCTAGAACCGGTGCGACACGCAAGCTCATTGACTATAGAAAGGAAATCCCAACACCTTATAAAACGACAAAAGTTCCGGGCAATGCGTGGTATATGCCTCGTGTAAGATATCGAATGCCTGAGTATGAGGAGCACCCAAGCCAAAAGCCCGAGGCGTTACTAGAGAGAATCATTAGGGCCAGCACCAATCCCGGCGATTTAGTGCTTGACCCATTTTCCGGAACGTTTACCACATGCGCAGTTGCACAACGCTTGGGTAGGCGATCTATCGGCATTGAAATGCAGTCAGAGTATTTCAAAATCGCACTCAGGAGGCTTGGCATAGCCGACCATTTCAATGGCGAATTATTAAAGCCACTTGACAAAACATTCATTCGAAAAAATGGTAATGGCGTTCGGCAATCTTACCAAGAACAACAAGAAGGGTTTTTTGATGTCAAAGTTTGA